A single region of the Pristis pectinata isolate sPriPec2 chromosome 25, sPriPec2.1.pri, whole genome shotgun sequence genome encodes:
- the cdk5r1b gene encoding cyclin-dependent kinase 5 activator 1b: MGTVLSLSPSYRKAALFEDGSATVGQYTAVQNSKNSKDKNLKRHSIISVLPWKRIVAVSTKKKNSKKVNPNNYQNNVTHLNNENLKKSLSCANLSTFAQTQAPAQRVNQLPSSKNAVSSVKKTPHGTSGSSSSPKRVIVQASTSELLKCLSEFLCRRCYRLKHLSPTDPVLWLRSVDRSLLLQGWQDQGFVTPANVVFVYMLCRDVISSEVATEHELQATLLTCLYLSYSYMGNEISYPLKPFLVESCKEAFWDRCLSIINAMSAKMLQINADPHFFTQVFADLKSESGQEERGRVLIGLDR; the protein is encoded by the coding sequence ATGGGCACCGTGCTCTCCCTGTCGCCCAGTTACAGGAAGGCGGCACTCTTCGAGGATGGTTCGGCCACCGTGGGTCAGTACACGGCCGTGCAGAACAGTAAGAACTCCAAGGACAAGAACCTCAAGCGCCACTCCATCATCTCTGTGCTGCCCTGGAAACGCATCGTGGCCGTCTCCACCAAGAAGAAGAACTCCAAGAAGGTCAACCCCAACAACTACCAGAACAACGTCACCCACCTCAACAACGAGAACTTGAAGAAGTCCCTCTCCTGCGCCAACCTCTCCACCTTCGCTCAGACCCAAGCCCCGGCCCAACGCGTCAACCAATTGCCCAGCAGCAAGAACGCCGTCTCCTCGGTGAAGAAAACTCCCCACGGGACGTCCGGCAGCTCCAGCTCCCCCAAGAGGGTCATCGTCCAGGCTTCCACCAGCGAGCTGCTGAAGTGCCTGAGCGAATTTCTGTGCCGCAGATGTTACCGCCTCAAGCACTTGTCACCCACCGACCCGGTGCTGTGGCTCCGCAGTGTGGACCGCTCGCTCCTGCTGCAGGGTTGGCAGGATCAAGGCTTCGTCACGCCGGCTAACGTGGTCTTTGTTTACATGCTGTGCCGGGACGTGATTTCATCGGAGGTAGCCACCGAGCACGAACTGCAAGCCACCCTGTTGACCTGCCTCTACCTGTCCTACTCCTACATGGGCAATGAGATCTCCTACCCGCTCAAACCTTTTCTAGTGGAGAGCTGTAAAGAGGCTTTCTGGGACCGCTGTCTCAGTATAATCAACGCCATGAGTGCGAAAATGTTGCAAATTAACGCGGATCCTCACTTCTTCACTCAGGTCTTCGCCGACCTAAAGAGCGAGAGCGGCCAGGAGGAACGAGGCAGAGTATTGATCGGGTTAGACCGGTGA